In Stenotrophomonas sp. 610A2, one DNA window encodes the following:
- a CDS encoding MarR family winged helix-turn-helix transcriptional regulator produces the protein MSSFDATETRIDATCARWPGFPREPAVLVRLVKGIYKTVHDRANAVLRDFDLSHAEYNILMMLYGTPDHPLTPSELAEAATEKSANITRLTDQLCNKGLLERIPDTNDRRKLGLHLTDKGLACIQSLLPEMAELLTLQVQGLDEGEQHQLERLLKKMLGGIEAI, from the coding sequence ATGAGCAGCTTCGACGCGACCGAAACCCGGATTGATGCCACCTGCGCCCGCTGGCCGGGGTTCCCGCGTGAACCGGCGGTGCTGGTGCGCCTGGTCAAGGGCATCTACAAGACCGTACACGACCGCGCCAACGCGGTGCTGCGTGATTTCGACCTGAGCCACGCCGAATACAACATCCTGATGATGTTGTACGGCACGCCGGATCACCCGCTGACGCCATCGGAGCTAGCCGAGGCCGCCACAGAGAAGTCGGCCAACATCACCCGGCTCACCGACCAGCTGTGCAACAAGGGCCTGCTGGAGCGGATTCCGGACACCAATGACCGGCGCAAGCTGGGCCTGCACCTGACCGACAAAGGCCTGGCCTGCATCCAGAGTCTGCTTCCGGAGATGGCGGAGCTGCTGACCCTGCAGGTGCAGGGTCTGGATGAGGGTGAGCAGCACCAGCTCGAACGGCTGCTGAAAAAGATGCTGGGCGGCATCGAGGCCATCTGA